Proteins found in one Cobetia sp. L2A1 genomic segment:
- a CDS encoding glycosyltransferase family 9 protein: MKHPLPAQPAHICVLRLSALGDVCNLVPTVRALQRQWPEARITWIVGKGEHSLLSGLSGVEFVVYDKSTGFAGMRAIWRQLKDTHFDVLLHMQQALRASALSLGLKAKVRIGYDRARAKDWQYLFTSHQLAPRERAHVLESFMDFARALGVEDCRLDWRLNVPDEAYVEAVRVTGETPYLVISPCANPRLRNFRNWSAEGYAAVVDHAWQQYGIRSVMTGGGSPQEREMGARIKAMVSEGAVIDAIGATSLKGLLALIDRAVAVIAPDSGPVHMGNALNTPVIGLYATTNPERAAPYCWQHLVANRYPDAVETYLHKRMDEISWGQRVRHEDAMSLIRAEDVIARLTELLADTDGIVREQSCERLPAANVSIDASSEVVVEPPTTDSPSARGDA, translated from the coding sequence ATGAAGCATCCTCTCCCAGCCCAGCCCGCCCATATCTGCGTGCTCAGGCTCTCCGCACTCGGCGATGTCTGCAATCTTGTGCCAACGGTGCGCGCCTTGCAGCGCCAGTGGCCTGAGGCCCGCATCACCTGGATCGTCGGCAAGGGGGAGCACAGTCTACTGTCCGGCCTTTCCGGGGTCGAGTTCGTGGTCTATGACAAGTCCACAGGGTTTGCCGGTATGCGTGCCATCTGGCGTCAGCTCAAGGACACGCACTTTGATGTGCTGCTGCACATGCAGCAGGCGTTGCGTGCCAGTGCCTTGTCGCTGGGGCTCAAGGCCAAGGTACGTATCGGTTACGACCGTGCGCGCGCCAAGGACTGGCAGTACCTCTTTACCTCACACCAGCTGGCCCCGCGTGAGCGTGCTCATGTGCTGGAGTCGTTCATGGACTTCGCCCGTGCGTTGGGCGTGGAAGACTGTCGCCTTGATTGGCGCCTCAACGTGCCTGATGAGGCCTATGTCGAGGCCGTGCGCGTCACCGGTGAAACGCCTTATCTGGTGATCAGTCCGTGTGCCAATCCGCGCTTGCGCAACTTCCGTAATTGGTCGGCCGAGGGCTATGCCGCGGTGGTGGATCACGCCTGGCAGCAGTACGGCATTCGCAGCGTGATGACGGGCGGCGGTAGCCCGCAAGAGCGTGAAATGGGTGCGCGCATCAAGGCAATGGTGAGCGAGGGGGCCGTCATTGATGCCATCGGCGCTACCTCGCTGAAGGGGCTGCTGGCACTGATTGATCGTGCCGTGGCGGTGATTGCACCAGATTCCGGCCCCGTGCATATGGGCAACGCCTTGAACACGCCGGTGATCGGCCTGTATGCCACGACCAATCCTGAGCGCGCTGCGCCGTACTGCTGGCAGCATCTGGTGGCCAATCGCTATCCCGATGCAGTGGAGACGTACTTGCACAAGCGTATGGATGAGATCAGCTGGGGGCAGCGTGTGCGCCATGAGGACGCCATGAGCTTGATTCGTGCCGAGGATGTCATTGCTCGGCTGACCGAGCTGCTGGCGGACACTGACGGCATCGTGCGTGAGCAAAGCTGCGAACGACTACCGGCTGCCAATGTCTCAATAGACGCTTCGAGCGAGGTTGTTGTTGAGCCTCCCACTACTGATTCCCCCTCTGCACGCGGAGACGCCTGA
- the hldE gene encoding bifunctional D-glycero-beta-D-manno-heptose-7-phosphate kinase/D-glycero-beta-D-manno-heptose 1-phosphate adenylyltransferase HldE, protein MKLDLTALEQARLLVVGDVMLDRYWHGGTSRISPEAPVPVVRVNESEDRPGGAANVALNIASLGAHATLAGVVGRDDNADILTRALENANVITRFQTSDSVPTITKLRVMSRNQQLLRLDFEEPLHEVDTSELVRHVEAELGASGVMILSDYGKGTLNQVEVLIAAARAAGKRVLVDPKGSDFSRYRGASIITPNLTEFETIVGPCRSDEELAEKGEALRAELELEALLVTRSEKGMTLIREGYVPLHLPTHAREVYDVTGAGDTVIGVLGLALAAGHAFPEAVMLANLAAGLVVAKPGTATLSVAELYTALHGDKLAEFGAIQEHTLIPAVRAAQARGERVVMTNGCFDILHAGHVAYLQEAARLGDRLIVAVNDDASVARLKGPTRPINPIMRRMQVLAGLGAVAWVVPFAEDTPARLIEAVLPDVLVKGGDYLPEEIAGGEAVIANGGEVRVLGFEDGVSTTAMIATILDRED, encoded by the coding sequence ATGAAGCTTGATCTGACTGCGCTGGAACAGGCTCGCCTGCTGGTCGTGGGTGATGTGATGCTGGATCGCTACTGGCACGGCGGCACTTCGCGTATCTCGCCGGAAGCGCCGGTACCGGTGGTACGTGTCAACGAAAGCGAAGACCGCCCCGGCGGTGCTGCCAACGTTGCACTCAACATTGCCTCATTGGGCGCGCATGCCACGCTGGCTGGGGTGGTGGGTCGGGACGACAATGCCGATATCCTGACCCGCGCGTTGGAAAACGCCAATGTCATCACGCGTTTCCAAACCAGCGACAGCGTACCGACGATTACCAAGTTACGTGTGATGAGTCGTAACCAGCAGCTGCTGCGCCTCGATTTCGAGGAGCCGCTGCACGAGGTGGACACCAGCGAGCTGGTCCGCCACGTTGAGGCTGAGCTGGGCGCCAGTGGTGTGATGATTCTTTCCGACTATGGCAAGGGCACGCTGAATCAGGTCGAGGTACTGATTGCCGCCGCGCGAGCTGCTGGCAAGCGCGTGCTCGTCGATCCCAAGGGCAGTGATTTCTCGCGCTATCGCGGTGCCAGCATCATCACGCCCAACCTGACCGAGTTCGAGACCATCGTCGGGCCGTGCCGCAGTGATGAAGAGTTGGCCGAGAAGGGCGAGGCGCTGCGTGCCGAGCTGGAGCTTGAAGCTCTGCTGGTCACGCGTAGCGAGAAGGGCATGACCCTGATTCGTGAAGGTTATGTACCGCTGCATTTGCCGACGCATGCGCGTGAGGTTTACGACGTGACCGGCGCCGGCGATACCGTGATTGGTGTGCTCGGGCTAGCGCTTGCCGCTGGCCACGCCTTCCCGGAGGCCGTGATGCTGGCCAATCTGGCGGCGGGTCTTGTCGTCGCCAAGCCGGGGACCGCAACGCTATCAGTGGCTGAATTATACACCGCGCTGCACGGCGACAAGCTGGCAGAGTTTGGCGCGATTCAGGAGCACACGTTGATTCCGGCCGTGCGTGCTGCACAGGCCCGCGGTGAGCGGGTGGTGATGACCAATGGCTGCTTCGATATTCTGCATGCTGGTCACGTAGCGTATCTGCAGGAAGCAGCCCGCCTTGGGGATCGCTTGATCGTCGCTGTCAATGATGACGCCTCCGTGGCACGCCTCAAGGGTCCGACACGCCCTATCAACCCGATAATGCGTCGCATGCAGGTACTGGCAGGCCTGGGCGCAGTTGCCTGGGTCGTACCCTTTGCAGAAGATACGCCGGCCCGCTTGATCGAGGCCGTACTTCCCGATGTGTTGGTCAAGGGGGGGGACTATCTTCCTGAGGAAATCGCCGGAGGTGAGGCGGTGATCGCCAATGGCGGAGAGGTGCGCGTACTCGGTTTTGAGGATGGTGTATCTACTACCGCGATGATTGCCACTATTCTTGATCGCGAGGATTAG
- a CDS encoding 3-deoxy-D-manno-octulosonic acid transferase, whose protein sequence is MSLARGLYSAALILLSPLIWQRVWREHDDHHPRCERLGIIPATPATTPELECPIWLHAASLGEVVMVTSLVETLRRRYPKRPLVVTTMTATGAAQAARLLHSPEGSAELAPARHHYLPLDFPCTARRFVARLRPALAILVETELWPNLIAACAREEVPLGVVNGRLSPRAFNRYRKVASVMRDCLANVSWLGAKAPEDLERFIALGLPAARGVAVGSLKFEVEISSVVVAAGQALHAQCGGRMIWIAASTHDGEDAQILTAHAAVRAQHPDALLLLVPRHPQRFEAVTAQSQAWCQLREETCLRRSDMHAERTSEMVALSDPALSVLVGDTLGELLTLYAASDVAFIGGSLVPVGGHNMLEPAALGLPLLSGQSLANFSEIAEVMAGEGALQVVADSEALAVAVSALLADDVYRKQVGEAARQVVARNRGALSDSLAQIAILLPG, encoded by the coding sequence GTGAGCCTTGCCCGCGGTCTCTATAGCGCCGCGCTTATCCTGCTGTCGCCGTTGATCTGGCAGCGGGTCTGGCGCGAACATGATGATCATCATCCACGTTGCGAGCGGTTGGGTATCATCCCCGCGACGCCTGCCACGACACCTGAGCTTGAATGTCCGATCTGGCTGCATGCTGCCTCCTTGGGTGAGGTGGTGATGGTCACGAGCCTGGTCGAAACGCTACGGCGTCGATATCCCAAGCGACCGCTGGTGGTGACCACCATGACGGCCACGGGTGCGGCGCAGGCTGCTCGCCTTTTGCACAGCCCTGAAGGCAGTGCCGAACTAGCCCCTGCCCGCCATCATTATCTACCACTGGACTTCCCATGCACTGCGCGGCGCTTTGTGGCGCGGCTACGACCGGCGCTCGCCATCCTGGTGGAAACCGAGCTATGGCCGAATCTGATAGCGGCTTGCGCCAGAGAGGAAGTGCCATTGGGCGTCGTCAATGGACGGTTATCGCCACGGGCTTTCAATCGCTATCGCAAGGTCGCGAGCGTCATGCGCGACTGTCTGGCGAATGTCAGCTGGCTAGGCGCAAAGGCACCGGAGGATCTGGAACGATTCATTGCGCTTGGATTGCCGGCTGCACGTGGTGTTGCAGTGGGCTCACTCAAGTTTGAGGTCGAGATTTCTTCAGTCGTCGTCGCGGCGGGGCAGGCACTGCACGCGCAGTGCGGAGGGCGCATGATCTGGATCGCGGCCTCCACCCATGATGGTGAAGATGCGCAGATACTGACGGCACATGCGGCAGTGCGAGCGCAGCATCCTGATGCATTGTTATTGCTGGTGCCACGGCATCCGCAGCGCTTCGAGGCGGTGACGGCTCAGAGCCAGGCATGGTGTCAGCTGCGGGAAGAAACGTGTCTGCGTCGCAGCGACATGCATGCTGAACGTACGTCAGAGATGGTCGCGCTAAGCGATCCGGCGCTGTCAGTATTGGTCGGTGATACGCTGGGCGAGTTGCTCACATTATACGCCGCCAGTGATGTCGCTTTTATTGGCGGCAGTCTGGTGCCCGTTGGTGGCCACAATATGCTGGAACCTGCTGCGCTTGGGCTACCGCTGTTGAGCGGTCAGTCATTGGCTAACTTCAGTGAGATTGCCGAGGTGATGGCGGGTGAAGGGGCTTTGCAGGTAGTGGCGGACAGTGAGGCGCTTGCCGTTGCCGTGTCAGCGCTGCTCGCGGATGACGTGTACCGTAAGCAGGTCGGAGAAGCGGCTCGTCAGGTAGTCGCGCGCAATCGTGGCGCGCTGTCAGACTCGCTGGCACAGATCGCTATTCTGCTACCAGGCTGA